Proteins encoded in a region of the Cyclopterus lumpus isolate fCycLum1 chromosome 23, fCycLum1.pri, whole genome shotgun sequence genome:
- the LOC117726150 gene encoding cilia- and flagella-associated protein 251-like, whose translation EEEEEEEEEKEEEEEEEEEEEKEEEEEEEEEEEEEEEKEEEEEEEEEEEEEEEEEEEEEEEEEEEEEEEEEEEEKEEEEEEEEEEEEEEEEEEEEEEEEEKEKEEEEKEEEEEE comes from the coding sequence gaagaggaggaggaagaggaggaggaaaaggaagaggaagaggaggaggaagaggaggaggaaaaggaagaggaagaggaggaggaagaggaggaggaagaggaggaggaaaaggaagaggaagaggaggaggaagaggaggaggaggaggaggaagaggaagaggaagaggaggaggaggaagaggaggaggaggaagaggaagaggaagaggaggaggaaaaggaagaggaagaggaggaggaggaggaggaggaggaggaagaggaggaggaggaggaagaggaagaggaggaggaaaaggagaaggaggaggaggaaaaggaagaggaagaggaggag
- the LOC117726171 gene encoding rho GTPase-activating protein 8-like isoform X2 has product MTSTSDLEQLAELELQDDEDEDEDGGQRSVPLRSTPDSSHPFYDVARHGIIQVSGDDRYGRKLITFSSCCLPPSHQLDHRRLLEYLKFTLDQYVEMDYILVYFHSGLRSSNKPSLAWLREAYGEFDRKYKKNLKSLYVVHPTSFIRIVWNLFKPLISKKFGKKLTYVNYLTELGEHLNYEQLVVPPDVLSIREKNREAPIPPVLQQTVSYLREKGLRTEGIFRRSARVQLIKDVQRLYNLGKPVNFDDYGDVHVPAVILKTFLRELPEPLLTFRLYSQVQDLLSVESSLRVSRCKHMMEELPEHNFIIAKFLLSFLHLVSQHSLVNRMSPSNLACVFGVNLVRSQRGSVSLAELNPIHLFTEILVEHFHTVFGSRCTPAQGTP; this is encoded by the exons ATGACCTCTACATCAGATCTGGAGCAGTTGGCAGAATTAG AGCTtcaggatgatgaagatgaagatgaagatggaggtcagaggtcagttcCTCTCAGATCAACTCCTGACTCTTCTCACCCTTTTTATGACGTGGCTCGACACGGCATCATACAGGTCTCAG gtgacgACCGGTACGGCAGGAAGTTGATCACCTTCAGCAGCTGCTGTTTGCCTCCATCTCACCAGCTGGACCACCGACGCCTGCTGGA GTACCTGAAGTTCACGCTGGACCAGTACGTGGAGATGGACTACATCCTGGTCTACTTCCACTCCGGGCTCAGGAGCAGCAACAAGCCGTCTCTGGCGTGGCTTCGAGAAGCGTACGGCGAGTTCGACAGGAA ATACAAGAAGAACCTGAAGAGTCTTTACGTGGTTCACCCAACCAGCTTCATCCGGATCGTCTGGAACCTCTTCAAACCTCTCATCAG TAAAAAGTTCGGGAAGAAGCTGACGTACGTGAACTACCTGACGGAACTCGGAGAACACCTGAACTACGAGCAGCTCGTCGTCCCTCCTGATGTGCTCAG CATCCGGGAGAAGAACCGGGAGGCGCCGATCCCGCCGGTGCTGCAGCAGACGGTGAGCTACCTGAGGGAGAAAG GTCTCCGGACTGAAGGGATCTTCAGGCGGTCGGCTCGAGTTCAGCTCATCAAGGACGTCCAGAGGCTCTATAACCTGG GGAAACCGGTAAACTTTGACGACTACGGAGACGTCCACGTTCCTGCTGTGATCCTCAAGACGTTCCTCAGGGAGCTTCCAGAACCGCTGCTCACCTTCAGGCTCTACAGCCAGGTGCAGGACCTGCTCA GCGTGGAGAGCAGTCTGAGGGTCAGCAGGTGTAAACACATGATGGAGGAGCTTCCTGAACACAACTTCATCATCGCCAAATTCCTGCTGAGTTTCCTTCATTTG GTGTCCCAGCACAGTCTGGTGAACCGGATGAGCCCCTCTAACTTGGCCTGTGTGTTCGGGGTCAATCTGGTTCGGTCTCAACGTGGTTCGGTCTCTCTGGCGGAGCTGAACCCGATCCACCTGTTCACCGAGATCCTCGTGGAGCACTTCCACACCGTGTTCGGGTCCCGCTGCACACCTGCACAGGGCACCCCCTGA
- the LOC117726171 gene encoding rho GTPase-activating protein 8-like isoform X3, which yields MMKMKMKMEVRGQFLSDQLLTLLTLFMTWLDTASYRSQVPEVHAGPVRGDGLHPGLLPLRAQEQQQAVSGVASRSVRRVRQENSFFRYKKNLKSLYVVHPTSFIRIVWNLFKPLISKKFGKKLTYVNYLTELGEHLNYEQLVVPPDVLRHDEKLRAAQKGGPAPSVKTPPPRPPLPTQQFGVSLQYIREKNREAPIPPVLQQTVSYLREKGLRTEGIFRRSARVQLIKDVQRLYNLGKPVNFDDYGDVHVPAVILKTFLRELPEPLLTFRLYSQVQDLLSVESSLRVSRCKHMMEELPEHNFIIAKFLLSFLHLVSQHSLVNRMSPSNLACVFGVNLVRSQRGSVSLAELNPIHLFTEILVEHFHTVFGSRCTPAQGTP from the exons atgatgaagatgaagatgaagatggaggtcagaggtcagttcCTCTCAGATCAACTCCTGACTCTTCTCACCCTTTTTATGACGTGGCTCGACACGGCATCATACAGGTCTCAG GTACCTGAAGTTCACGCTGGACCAGTACGTGGAGATGGACTACATCCTGGTCTACTTCCACTCCGGGCTCAGGAGCAGCAACAAGCCGTCTCTGGCGTGGCTTCGAGAAGCGTACGGCGAGTTCGACAGGAA AACTCTTTCTTCAGATACAAGAAGAACCTGAAGAGTCTTTACGTGGTTCACCCAACCAGCTTCATCCGGATCGTCTGGAACCTCTTCAAACCTCTCATCAG TAAAAAGTTCGGGAAGAAGCTGACGTACGTGAACTACCTGACGGAACTCGGAGAACACCTGAACTACGAGCAGCTCGTCGTCCCTCCTGATGTGCTCAG ACACGATGAAAAGCTGCGAGCGGCTCAGAAaggaggccccgccccctcggtgaagacccccccgccccgcccccccctccccacgcAGCAGTTTGGAGTCAGTCTGCAGTA CATCCGGGAGAAGAACCGGGAGGCGCCGATCCCGCCGGTGCTGCAGCAGACGGTGAGCTACCTGAGGGAGAAAG GTCTCCGGACTGAAGGGATCTTCAGGCGGTCGGCTCGAGTTCAGCTCATCAAGGACGTCCAGAGGCTCTATAACCTGG GGAAACCGGTAAACTTTGACGACTACGGAGACGTCCACGTTCCTGCTGTGATCCTCAAGACGTTCCTCAGGGAGCTTCCAGAACCGCTGCTCACCTTCAGGCTCTACAGCCAGGTGCAGGACCTGCTCA GCGTGGAGAGCAGTCTGAGGGTCAGCAGGTGTAAACACATGATGGAGGAGCTTCCTGAACACAACTTCATCATCGCCAAATTCCTGCTGAGTTTCCTTCATTTG GTGTCCCAGCACAGTCTGGTGAACCGGATGAGCCCCTCTAACTTGGCCTGTGTGTTCGGGGTCAATCTGGTTCGGTCTCAACGTGGTTCGGTCTCTCTGGCGGAGCTGAACCCGATCCACCTGTTCACCGAGATCCTCGTGGAGCACTTCCACACCGTGTTCGGGTCCCGCTGCACACCTGCACAGGGCACCCCCTGA
- the LOC117726171 gene encoding rho GTPase-activating protein 8-like isoform X1, whose amino-acid sequence MTSTSDLEQLAELELQDDEDEDEDGGQRSVPLRSTPDSSHPFYDVARHGIIQVSGDDRYGRKLITFSSCCLPPSHQLDHRRLLEYLKFTLDQYVEMDYILVYFHSGLRSSNKPSLAWLREAYGEFDRKYKKNLKSLYVVHPTSFIRIVWNLFKPLISKKFGKKLTYVNYLTELGEHLNYEQLVVPPDVLRHDEKLRAAQKGGPAPSVKTPPPRPPLPTQQFGVSLQYIREKNREAPIPPVLQQTVSYLREKGLRTEGIFRRSARVQLIKDVQRLYNLGKPVNFDDYGDVHVPAVILKTFLRELPEPLLTFRLYSQVQDLLSVESSLRVSRCKHMMEELPEHNFIIAKFLLSFLHLVSQHSLVNRMSPSNLACVFGVNLVRSQRGSVSLAELNPIHLFTEILVEHFHTVFGSRCTPAQGTP is encoded by the exons ATGACCTCTACATCAGATCTGGAGCAGTTGGCAGAATTAG AGCTtcaggatgatgaagatgaagatgaagatggaggtcagaggtcagttcCTCTCAGATCAACTCCTGACTCTTCTCACCCTTTTTATGACGTGGCTCGACACGGCATCATACAGGTCTCAG gtgacgACCGGTACGGCAGGAAGTTGATCACCTTCAGCAGCTGCTGTTTGCCTCCATCTCACCAGCTGGACCACCGACGCCTGCTGGA GTACCTGAAGTTCACGCTGGACCAGTACGTGGAGATGGACTACATCCTGGTCTACTTCCACTCCGGGCTCAGGAGCAGCAACAAGCCGTCTCTGGCGTGGCTTCGAGAAGCGTACGGCGAGTTCGACAGGAA ATACAAGAAGAACCTGAAGAGTCTTTACGTGGTTCACCCAACCAGCTTCATCCGGATCGTCTGGAACCTCTTCAAACCTCTCATCAG TAAAAAGTTCGGGAAGAAGCTGACGTACGTGAACTACCTGACGGAACTCGGAGAACACCTGAACTACGAGCAGCTCGTCGTCCCTCCTGATGTGCTCAG ACACGATGAAAAGCTGCGAGCGGCTCAGAAaggaggccccgccccctcggtgaagacccccccgccccgcccccccctccccacgcAGCAGTTTGGAGTCAGTCTGCAGTA CATCCGGGAGAAGAACCGGGAGGCGCCGATCCCGCCGGTGCTGCAGCAGACGGTGAGCTACCTGAGGGAGAAAG GTCTCCGGACTGAAGGGATCTTCAGGCGGTCGGCTCGAGTTCAGCTCATCAAGGACGTCCAGAGGCTCTATAACCTGG GGAAACCGGTAAACTTTGACGACTACGGAGACGTCCACGTTCCTGCTGTGATCCTCAAGACGTTCCTCAGGGAGCTTCCAGAACCGCTGCTCACCTTCAGGCTCTACAGCCAGGTGCAGGACCTGCTCA GCGTGGAGAGCAGTCTGAGGGTCAGCAGGTGTAAACACATGATGGAGGAGCTTCCTGAACACAACTTCATCATCGCCAAATTCCTGCTGAGTTTCCTTCATTTG GTGTCCCAGCACAGTCTGGTGAACCGGATGAGCCCCTCTAACTTGGCCTGTGTGTTCGGGGTCAATCTGGTTCGGTCTCAACGTGGTTCGGTCTCTCTGGCGGAGCTGAACCCGATCCACCTGTTCACCGAGATCCTCGTGGAGCACTTCCACACCGTGTTCGGGTCCCGCTGCACACCTGCACAGGGCACCCCCTGA
- the LOC117726148 gene encoding shaker-related potassium channel tsha2-like produces MTVVPGENLDETVALAAQDAHDPERAQNQDCCERLVVNISGLRFETQLKTLNQFPSTLLGDPRKRMRFFDPLRNEYFFDRNRPSFDAILYYYQSGGRLRRPVHVPVDIFMEEIKFYELGEEVIAHFKEDEGFIKEEERPLPENHFQRQVWLLFEYPESSGPARGIAIVSVLVILISIVIFCLETLPEFREDHRTGNGTARAKKPDPFTDPFFIVETLCIIWFSFELLVRFLACPSKPAFFKNIMNTIDIVAIMPYFITLGLELAEHQGTGQPAMSLAILRVIRLVRVFRIFKLSRHSKGLQILGQTLKASMRELGLLIFFLFIGVILFSSAVYFAETDDPDSGFSSIPDAFWWAVVSMTTVGYGDMCPVTVGGKIVGSLCAIAGVLTIALPVPVIVSNFNYFYHRETEREEQLQYAHVTCGQQQPLRFGGSTLSLSRSEDADSFKFTNCSPNTARSSELTDV; encoded by the coding sequence ATGACAGTGGTGCCCGGAGAGAACCTGGATGAGACTGTGGCACTGGCCGCGCAGGACGCGCACGACCCGGAGCGAgcccagaaccaggactgctGCGAGCGGCTGGTCGTCAACATCTCCGGGCTGCGCTTCGAGACGCAGCTGAAGACCCTGAACCAGTTCCCCTCCACGCTGCTGGGGGACCCGCGCAAGAGGATGCGCTTCTTCGACCCGCTGAGGAACGAGTACTTCTTCGACCGGAACAGACCCAGCTTCGACGCCATCCTCTACTACTACCAGTCCGGGGGGCGGCTCCGGAGACCCGTCCACGTGCCCGTTGACATCTTCATGGAGGAGATTAAATTCTACGAGCTCGGGGAGGAGGTGATCGCGCATTTCAAGGAGGACGAGGGCTTCATTAAGGAGGAGGAGCGCCCGCTGCCCGAGAACCACTTCCAGCGCCAGGTCTGGCTCCTGTTCGAGTACCCGGAGAGTTCCGGACCCGCCAGGGGGATCGCGATAGTCTCCGTGCTGGTGATCCTCATCTCCATCGTGATCTTCTGCTTGGAGACTCTACCGGAGTTCAGAGAGGACCACCGGACGGGGAACGGAACCGCGCGCGCCAAGAAGCCGGACCCGTTCACGGACCCGTTTTTCATCGTGGAGACGCTCTGCATCATCTGGTTCTCCTTCGAGCTGCTGGTCCGGTTCCTCGCGTGCCCGAGCAAGCCCGCGTTCTTCAAGAACATCATGAACACCATCGACATCGTGGCCATCATGCCGTACTTCATCACGCTGGGGCTCGAGCTCGCGGAGCACCAGGGGACCGGGCAGCCGGCCATGTCCCTGGCCATCCTGCGGGTCATCCGCCTGGTGCGGGTCTTCCGCATCTTTAAGCTCTCCAGGCACTCCAAGGGGCTCCAGATCCTCGGGCAGACCCTCAAAGCCAGCATGCGGGAGCTGggcctcctcatcttcttcctcttcatcggAGTCATCCTCTTCTCCAGCGCGGTCTACTTCGCGGAGACCGACGACCCGGACTCGGGCTTCTCCAGCATCCCGGACGCGTTCTGGTGGGCCGTGGTCTCCATGACGACGGTGGGCTACGGGGACATGTGTCCGGTGACCGTCGGGGGGAAGATAGTGGGCTCGCTGTGCGCCATCGCCGGCGTGCTCACCATCGCGCTGCCGGTGCCGGTCATCGTGTCCAACTTCAACTACTTCTACCACCGAGAGACGGAGCGCGAGGAGCAGCTCCAGTACGCGCACGTGACCTGCGGCCAGCAGCAGCCGCTGCGCTTCGGGGGCAGCACGCTGTCCCTGTCCCGGTCCGAGGACGCGGACTCCTTCAAGTTCACCAACTGCAGCCCGAACACAGCGCGCAGCAGCGAGCTCACCGACGTGTGA